One genomic segment of Theobroma cacao cultivar B97-61/B2 chromosome 6, Criollo_cocoa_genome_V2, whole genome shotgun sequence includes these proteins:
- the LOC18595030 gene encoding uncharacterized protein LOC18595030, producing the protein MAAAAVLSYCKPSPFIGQFPSSFGKSVSSQSFEISTQASRVTALFWGSKKSVKSQPLDSSLGDFTLIGAGTEEATGNQARGKKISVSIISSIMEVSPHEWDACTLDATGPEKFNPFLTHGFLSSLEETGCAVKETGWMPSHVVANDESENILGVVPLYLKSHSYGEFVFDHSWADAYYSFGSRYYPKFQCCVPFTPVTGPRILIRNTSFKDQVFDIIVSALKDLTAKSQVSSLHITFPSETEWEKLKDKGFLQRIGMQYHWKNRNYKCFDEFLMDMKQSKRKNIRQERKKISAQNLTMKRLRGYEIKASHWDSFYKFYRNTTANKWGSPYLTGDFFHEMGSKMGDQVLLVVAEEGDEVVAGALNLIGGDTLFGRLWGCHPQVHYPSLHFEACYYQAIEAAIELNLSTVEAGAQGEHKIQRGYVPVTTYSCHYLMDEGFRKAIEDFLERESCQVRLVMKLLNDSGPFKEGIH; encoded by the exons ATGGCAGCAGCAGCAGTACTCAGCTACTGCAAGCCTTCGCCATTTATTGGCCAATTTCCTTCCAGCTTT GGGAAGTCAGTATCTTCACAAAGCTTTGAAATCTCAACGCAGGCATCTAGAGTCACTGCACTATTTTGGGGATCTAAGAAATCTGTGAAGTCTCAACCTTTAGATTCTTCATTGGGGGATTTCACTTTGATAGGGGCAGGAACAGAG GAAGCTACGGGGAACCAGGCAAGAGGCAAGAAGATATCGGTCTCTATTATTTCTTCAATCATGGAGGTTTCACCACATGAATGGGATGCGTGCACTCTGGACGCTACAGGTCCTGAGAAGTTTAATCCATTTCTTACTCATGGTTTCCTTTCAAGTTTGGAGGAAACAGGTTGTGCAGTGAAG GAAACAGGATGGATGCCAAGCCATGTCGTTGCTAATGATGaatctgaaaatattttaGGTGTTGTTCCACTCTATCTTAAAAG CCATTCCTACGgtgaatttgtttttgatcATTCTTGGGCAGATGCCTACTATAGTTTTGGATCAAGATATTACCCAAAGTTCCAATGTTGTGTGCCTTTCACTCCAGTGACTGGGCCTAGGATTTTAATCCGCAATACTTCATTCAAAGATCAAGTTTTTGACATTATAGTCTCTGCTCTGAAGGATCTGACAGCCAAG TCTCAAGTTTCCTCTCTGCACATTACCTTTCCATCTGAAACCGAGTGGGAAAAATTGAAGGATAAAGGATTCTTACAAAGGATTGGAATGCAGTACCACTGGAAGAATCGCAACTATAAATG TTTTGATGAGTTCCTAATGGATATGAAGCaaagtaaaaggaaaaatattcgTCAAGAGCGCAAGAAG ATTTCTGCACAGAACTTGACTATGAAACGGCTTAGAGGCTATGAAATAAAG GCCAGTCACTGGGATTCCTTTTACAAGTTCTACAGAAATACTACTGCTAACAA GTGGGGTAGTCCTTATCTAACAGGAGATTTTTTTCACGAGATGGGATCAAAGATGGGAGATCAAGTGTTACTTGTAGTTGCTGAAGAAGGGGATGAAGTTGTGGCAGGAGCTCTAAATCTCATTGGAGGAGATACTTTATTTGGACGTTTATGGGGATGTCACCCTCAAGTCCACTATCCGAGCTTGCATTTTGAAGCCTGTTATTATCAG GCGATTGAAGCAGCTATTGAATTGAATCTGAGCACAGTAGAGGCAGGAGCTCAAGGTGAGCATAAGATTCAGCGAGGTTATGTGCCCGTGACAACTTATAGCTGTCATTACCTTATGGATGAAGGTTTCAGGAAGGCCATAGAGGACTTTCTGGAGCGAGAATCATGTCAG GTTAGGCTGGTTATGAAACTATTAAACGATTCTGGTCCCTTTAAGGAGGGTATACACTAA
- the LOC18595031 gene encoding uncharacterized protein LOC18595031, translating into MPRGRGEDGERHMGLLKLVQVLSFLVVFVAGIIIGLATSSHINTYFSSQAQAQLFSTSTATSFRVSSGTTKANCSQKVDCFSMDAFLHPTNLSHKMSDEELFWRASMAPYKNEFPFPRVPKVAFMFLTRGPLPLLPLWERFFKGHEKYFSIYLHTPPAYHLNVSSHSPFYGRQIPSQNVEWGTVLLADAERRLLANALLDFSNERFVLLSESCIPVYNFPTVYKYLIGSTYSFVESYDDPSRYGRGRYSRKMLPDIKLYQWRKGSQWFEMHRLVAIYIISDTKYYTLFRKYCRPACYPDEHYIPTFLNMFHGSLNANRSVTWVDWSMGGPHPAMHGGANITEGFIQAIRKNGTLCSYNEEQTSACYLFARKFAPSALESLLNLSSTVMEF; encoded by the exons atgcCCAGAGGCAGAGGAGAAGATGGAGAGAGGCACATGGGTTTGCTGAAACTGGTGCAAGTTCTCTCATTTTTGGTGGTTTTCGTGGCTGGGATTATCATTGGCTTAGCCACCAGCTCTCACATAAACACCTATTTCTCTTCCCAAGCGCAGGCGCAGCTGTTTTCTACTTCCACAGCCACTTCGTTTCGTGTGTCCAGCGGCACCACCAAAGCCAATTGCAGCCAGAAAGTGGATTGCTTCAGCATGGATGCCTTCCTTCATCCAACCAATTTGAGCCATAAAATGTCGGATGAGGAGTTATTTTGGAGAGCTTCCATGGCGCCTTACAAAAATGAATTCCCATTTCCTAGGGTGCCAAAGGTGGCCTTCATGTTTCTGACCAGAGGGCCTTTGCCTTTGCTGCCTTTATGGGAGAGGTTTTTCAAGGGCCATGAAAAGTATTTCTCCATTTATCTCCACACTCCTCCTGCCTATCACCTCAATGTCTCCTCTCACTCTCCTTTCTATGGCAGACAGATCCCTAGTCAG aATGTGGAATGGGGGACTGTTTTACTGGCCGATGCAGAGAGGCGCCTTCTAGCAAATGCACTGCTTGACTTCTCAAATGAGCGATTTGTTCTTCTTTCTGAGAGCTGCATCCCAGTCTATAACTTCCCAACTGTCTACAAGTATCTCATTGGTTCTACCTACAGTTTTGTTGAGTCATATGATGATCCCTCCCGCTATGGTCGTGGCCGCTACAGCCGCAAGATGCTTCCTGACATTAAGCTCTATCAATGGCGAAAAGGATCTCAATGGTTTGAGATGCACCGTTTAGTTGCCATTTACATTATTTCAGACACCAAATACTACACCCTTTTCAGGAAGTATTGTAGGCCTGCTTGCTATCCAGATGAGCATTACATTCCAACTTTCCTGAACATGTTCCATGGATCTTTGAATGCAAACCGGAGCGTGACTTGGGTTGACTGGTCAATGGGGGGTCCTCATCCAGCAATGCATGGGGGAGCTAATATCACGGAGGGTTTTATACAAGCCATAAGGAAAAATGGGACACTTTGTTCATATAATGAGGAGCAAACATCTGCGTGTTATCTCTTTGCTCGGAAGTTTGCTCCTAGTGCATTGGAGTCTTTGCTCAACCTCAGCTCGACAGTGATGGAGTTTTGA